One genomic region from Melioribacteraceae bacterium encodes:
- a CDS encoding zinc ribbon domain-containing protein — translation MPIFEYKCNDCGKKFDVLQKSSANLEEVICPDCQSKNHKKLLSSFSASTGSSTGFDSGSSCSDGNCGVPSYGGCASGMCGLN, via the coding sequence ATGCCAATCTTTGAGTACAAATGCAACGACTGCGGTAAAAAATTCGATGTTCTTCAAAAATCCTCCGCAAACCTGGAAGAGGTGATTTGTCCAGACTGCCAGTCCAAAAACCACAAGAAATTACTCTCGTCGTTCAGCGCTTCAACCGGAAGCTCGACGGGTTTCGACAGCGGTTCTTCGTGTTCCGACGGCAACTGCGGTGTTCCTTCCTACGGCGGATGCGCCAGCGGAATGTGCGGATTAAACTAA
- a CDS encoding fumarylacetoacetate hydrolase family protein, with amino-acid sequence MKYLKFKNSNDEVPIGKIVCVGRNYAEHARELGNEIPDFPLIFLKPASNVIFSGEPVVHPEYSNDLHHEVELVLYIGAEVKNADDQSASEAIEGYTVGLDMTLRDLQSQFKKKGEPWTLAKCFDTAAVLSEIVLKKDYSLNGNEAISLSVNGVEKQNSQVKNMIFSPVEIVKYISARMKLEKGDLIFTGTPEGVGRVVPGDSIDASIENIASLSTKVIK; translated from the coding sequence ATGAAATATCTAAAATTCAAAAACAGTAATGATGAAGTCCCGATCGGGAAAATTGTTTGTGTAGGAAGAAACTATGCCGAACACGCCAGAGAACTTGGAAACGAAATTCCTGATTTCCCTTTGATATTTTTAAAACCGGCATCAAACGTTATCTTTTCTGGAGAACCGGTTGTTCATCCGGAATATTCAAACGACCTGCATCACGAAGTAGAACTTGTTCTATATATTGGAGCCGAAGTAAAAAATGCTGATGACCAATCCGCTTCGGAGGCAATTGAGGGTTACACGGTTGGACTTGATATGACTCTCCGGGATTTACAATCCCAGTTCAAGAAAAAGGGAGAACCCTGGACCTTGGCCAAATGTTTTGATACAGCGGCAGTTCTCTCTGAGATTGTATTGAAGAAAGATTATTCTTTAAACGGGAATGAGGCGATCTCCCTTTCAGTAAATGGAGTAGAAAAACAGAATTCGCAGGTTAAGAATATGATCTTTTCGCCGGTTGAAATTGTGAAATATATCTCTGCACGAATGAAACTGGAAAAAGGAGATCTGATTTTTACAGGGACACCCGAAGGAGTTGGGCGTGTGGTTCCAGGTGATTCAATCGATGCATCAATCGAAAATATCGCTTCATTATCGACTAAAGTAATTAAATAA
- a CDS encoding asparagine synthetase B, whose translation MKFIAPLLICFISTFAQSKLLINMDLQQADHLKAYGIAFNALESGSTGDWLLNYKGGSFMFDYTDQLAFKCRLKGVSFSPLSNEEAVQIYSFVQSEDQNMDIVRLEKAPKIAVYVPPGFQPWDDAVMLALDYAEVSYDKIWIEEILRGDLEKYDWLHSHHEDFTGQFGKFYASFSGAAWYVEQQLLYETEAKKLGFKKVSDMEKTVVAIIKDYVGKGGFLFAMCSATDSFDITLSAMNVDIVDRMYDGDAPDPGAENKLDFLNTFAFENFKLEMNPLIYEYSDIDIQPLEIGDQRNDYFTLFDFSAKYDPVPTMLIQNHVNVIPGFMGQTTMYRRKLIKNSVYILAERAGTDQIKYIHGNFGRGTFTFYGGHDPEDYQHAVGDPPTDLSLFKNSPGYRLILNNILFPAAKKKEQKT comes from the coding sequence ATGAAATTTATAGCCCCGTTATTAATCTGTTTTATCTCCACTTTTGCTCAGTCCAAGCTCCTTATAAATATGGACCTTCAGCAGGCGGATCATTTGAAGGCATACGGTATTGCATTTAACGCTCTGGAGAGCGGATCGACGGGTGACTGGCTATTAAACTACAAGGGCGGATCTTTCATGTTCGATTATACGGATCAGCTCGCGTTCAAATGCAGGCTAAAAGGGGTTTCCTTTTCACCTCTTTCAAATGAAGAAGCGGTTCAGATTTATTCCTTTGTCCAGAGCGAAGATCAGAATATGGATATCGTCCGTCTGGAAAAAGCACCGAAGATAGCTGTTTATGTTCCGCCCGGATTTCAGCCGTGGGATGACGCCGTAATGCTGGCGCTCGATTATGCCGAAGTTAGCTACGATAAAATCTGGATTGAAGAGATCCTCCGCGGTGATCTTGAAAAGTACGATTGGCTTCATTCGCATCATGAGGATTTTACAGGGCAGTTCGGAAAATTTTATGCTTCGTTCAGCGGGGCCGCATGGTATGTTGAACAGCAGCTTCTGTATGAAACGGAAGCAAAAAAACTCGGTTTCAAAAAAGTATCCGATATGGAAAAAACCGTTGTGGCGATAATCAAGGATTACGTCGGCAAGGGAGGATTTCTATTTGCAATGTGTTCGGCAACCGACTCGTTTGATATTACACTTTCTGCAATGAATGTAGATATTGTTGACAGGATGTACGACGGAGACGCTCCGGATCCCGGTGCGGAAAACAAACTCGATTTTTTAAATACATTTGCATTCGAGAATTTTAAACTGGAAATGAATCCGCTTATTTACGAATACAGTGATATCGATATCCAGCCCCTTGAAATCGGAGACCAGCGGAACGACTATTTCACTCTATTCGATTTCTCCGCCAAATACGATCCGGTTCCAACAATGCTGATTCAGAATCATGTTAACGTGATTCCCGGATTTATGGGTCAGACAACTATGTACCGGAGAAAACTGATCAAGAACTCAGTTTATATACTTGCCGAGAGGGCCGGCACAGATCAGATTAAATATATTCACGGAAATTTCGGAAGAGGGACTTTTACATTTTACGGCGGTCACGATCCGGAGGATTATCAGCACGCGGTGGGAGACCCTCCAACTGACCTGAGTTTATTTAAAAATTCGCCTGGCTACAGGCTGATATTAAACAATATTTTATTCCCTGCAGCTAAAAAAAAGGAACAAAAAACTTAG